One Pongo pygmaeus isolate AG05252 chromosome 10, NHGRI_mPonPyg2-v2.0_pri, whole genome shotgun sequence genomic window carries:
- the LOC129010515 gene encoding LOW QUALITY PROTEIN: putative EP400-like protein (The sequence of the model RefSeq protein was modified relative to this genomic sequence to represent the inferred CDS: inserted 1 base in 1 codon), which produces MQRVSSSQSSQRHVQWPGTCPGAGEEHPACSQLSLPLTLPSPSHQLQQLMDGSGLTQIAQGAQVQLQHPGTPITVRERRPSQPHTQSGGTIHHLGPQSPAAAGGAGLQPLASPSHITTANLPPQISSIIQGQLVQQQQVLQGPPLPRPLGFERTPGVLLPGAGGAAGFGMTSPPPPTSPSRTAVPPGLSSLPLTSVGNAGMKKAPKKLEEIPPASPEMAQMRKQCLDYHYQEMQALKEVFKEYLIELFFLQHFQGNMMDFLAFKKKHYAPLQAYLRQNDLDIEEEEEEHFEVINDEVKVVARKHGQPGTPVAIATQLPPRTSAAFPAQQQPLQENQVHQRIVELRKAGLWSQRRLLKLQEAPRPKSHWDYLLEEMQWMATDFAQERWKVASVKKMLRAVARQLQDRTHREAGPGREEPSRLRQXGASTTREMERPWSSTAQVKIPASLKQVLLHWKIKATCLFKSMSEERHKLPDLHK; this is translated from the exons ATGCAGCGTGTCAGCAGCTCTCAGAGCAGCCAGCGCCATGTCCAGTGGCCTGGGACCTGCCCCGGCGCGGGCGAGGAGCACCCAGCGTGTTCCCAGCTGTCCCTGCCCCTCACGCTGCCATCCCCCAGCCACCAACTGCAGCAGCTGATG GATGGGTCAGGACTCACCCAGATCGCCCAGGGAGCCCAGGTTCAGCTCCAGCACCCGGGTACGCCCATCACAGTCCGAGAGCGGAGACCCTCCCAGCCCCACACACAGTCAGGGGGCACCATCCACCACCTGGGACCCCAGAGCCCTGCAGCCGCGGGTGGGGCCGGCCTGCAGCCCCTGGCCAGCCCAAGCCACATCACCACGGCTAACTTGCCACCGCAGATCAGCAGCATCATCCAGGGCCAGCTGGTTCAGCAGCAGCAGGTGCTGCAGGGGCCGCCGCTGCCCCGGCCCCTGGGCTTCGAGAGGACGCCCGGCGTGCTGCTCCCCGGGGCTGGGGGCGCAGCGGGGTTTGGGATGACGTCCCCACCCCCGCCCACCAGCCCTTCCAGGACTGCCGTGCCCCCAGGCCTTTCCAGCCTCCCACTCACGTCTGTGGGGAACGCGGGAATGAAGAAGGCTCCCAAGAAGTTAGAGGAGATTCCCCCAGCCTCTCCGGAGATGGCACAGATGAGGAAGCAGTGCCTGGACTATCATTACCAGGAGATGCAGGCCCTGAAGGAGGTCTTCAAGGAGtatttgattgagctgtttttcTTGCAACACTTTCAAGGGAACATGATGGATTTCTTAGCTTTCAAGAAGAAACATTATGCCCCATTACAAGCATATCTTAGGCAGAATGATTTGGACattgaagaggaggaggaggagcactTTGAAGTCATTAATGATGAG GTAAAGGTTGTGGCCAGAAAGCACGGGCAGCCTGGGACTCCTGTTGCCATAGCAACCCAGCTACCGCCGAGGACTTCTGCGGCTTTTCCAGCCCAGCAGCAGCCGCTCCAG GAGAATCAGGTGCATCAGCGCATTGTGGAGCTGAGGAAAGCAGGTCTGTGGTCCCAGAGGCGTCTGCTGAAGCTGCAGGAGGCCCCACGGCCCAAGTCCCACTGGGACTATCTGCTGGAGGAGATGCAGTGGATGGCCACAGACTTTGCCCAGGAGAGGTGGAAGGTGGCCTCTGTGAAGAAG ATGCTCAGAGCTGTGGCCCGGCAGCTGCAGGACAGGACGCACAGGGAGGCGGGGCCCGGGAGGGAGGAGCCgagtaggctgaggc acggcGCCTCCACTACCAGAGAAATGGAGCGTCCCTGGTCTAGTACTGCGCAG GTAAAGATTCCAGCATCTCTGAAGCAAGTGCTCCTCCACTGGAAAATAAAAGCGACATG TCTTTTTAAAAGCATGAGTGAAGAAAGACATAAACTTCCGGATTTGCATAAGTGA